In Pseudomonas fluorescens, the following are encoded in one genomic region:
- the tolQ gene encoding protein TolQ produces the protein MEANVVDHSSMWSLISNASIVVQLVMLILVAASVTSWIMIFQRSNLLRAGRRALESFEERFWSGIDLSKLYRQAGSNPDPDSGVEQIFRAGFKEFSRLRQQSGVDPEAVMEGVARAMRVAISREEEKLEQSLPFLATVGSVSPYIGLFGTVWGIMNSFRGLASAQQATLATVAPGIAEALIATAIGLFAAIPAVIAYNRFAARSETLLGRYYTFADEFQAILHRKVHTSEE, from the coding sequence GTGGAAGCTAACGTCGTCGACCATTCCTCCATGTGGAGCCTGATCAGCAATGCCAGTATCGTGGTGCAACTGGTAATGCTGATCCTGGTAGCCGCATCGGTGACCTCATGGATCATGATCTTTCAGCGCAGCAACCTGCTGCGCGCCGGTCGACGCGCCCTGGAGAGCTTTGAAGAGCGCTTCTGGTCGGGCATCGACCTGTCCAAGCTCTACCGTCAGGCCGGCAGCAACCCGGACCCGGATTCGGGTGTCGAGCAAATCTTCCGCGCCGGCTTCAAGGAGTTCTCCCGTCTGCGTCAGCAGTCAGGCGTTGATCCTGAAGCGGTCATGGAAGGCGTGGCGCGTGCCATGCGCGTTGCCATTTCCCGCGAAGAAGAAAAGCTTGAGCAAAGCCTGCCATTCCTGGCCACCGTCGGTTCCGTGAGCCCGTACATCGGCCTGTTCGGTACGGTCTGGGGCATCATGAACTCCTTCCGCGGTCTGGCGAGTGCCCAGCAAGCGACCCTGGCCACTGTTGCCCCAGGCATCGCTGAGGCACTGATTGCCACCGCGATCGGTCTGTTCGCTGCCATTCCAGCCGTTATCGCTTACAACCGTTTTGCTGCTCGCAGCGAAACCCTGCTGGGCCGTTACTACACCTTCGCCGACGAGTTCCAGGCGATCCTGCACCGCAAAGTGCACACCAGCGAAGAATAA
- the tolA gene encoding cell envelope integrity protein TolA: MQQQREPSASESYFWPSVWAIGLHVLVFGMLFVSFAFTPELPPAKPIVQATLYQLKSKSRATTQTNQKIAGEAQKSAARQTEVEQMEQKKVEQEAVKAAEQKKEEAAQKAEEAKKADEAKKADEAKKADEAKKADDAKKTAEAKKAEEKQLADIAKKKAEEEAKKAAEEEAKKAAAEEAKKKIVEDAKKKAAEDAKKKAEAEEAKKKVAEEAKKKAAADAAKKKSQDAARKSAEDKKAQALADLLSDTPQRQQALADEQGDEVAGSFDDLIRARAAEGWARPPSARKGMTVVLQIGMLPDGTVTSVNVSKSSGDGPFDASAVAAVKNIGRLTEMQGMKPSDFAPYRSFKMTFTPEDLAL, translated from the coding sequence ATGCAGCAACAGCGAGAGCCGTCCGCCTCGGAAAGCTACTTCTGGCCTAGTGTCTGGGCGATTGGCTTGCACGTGCTGGTGTTCGGCATGTTGTTCGTCAGTTTTGCCTTTACCCCGGAACTGCCGCCGGCCAAGCCGATTGTCCAGGCGACCTTGTACCAGCTGAAATCGAAAAGTCGGGCGACCACCCAGACCAATCAGAAGATTGCCGGTGAGGCGCAGAAATCTGCTGCGCGTCAGACCGAAGTCGAGCAGATGGAACAGAAAAAGGTCGAGCAGGAAGCCGTGAAGGCTGCGGAACAAAAGAAAGAAGAGGCGGCTCAAAAGGCCGAAGAAGCCAAGAAGGCCGACGAGGCGAAGAAAGCGGACGAGGCGAAAAAGGCTGATGAAGCCAAGAAAGCCGACGATGCGAAAAAAACCGCGGAAGCCAAGAAGGCAGAAGAGAAACAATTGGCTGATATAGCCAAGAAGAAAGCTGAAGAAGAAGCCAAGAAAGCCGCGGAAGAAGAGGCCAAGAAAGCGGCCGCTGAAGAAGCCAAGAAAAAGATCGTCGAAGACGCGAAGAAGAAAGCCGCGGAAGACGCCAAGAAGAAAGCTGAAGCTGAAGAGGCGAAGAAGAAAGTCGCCGAGGAAGCGAAGAAGAAAGCTGCCGCCGATGCTGCGAAGAAGAAATCGCAGGACGCGGCGCGTAAATCCGCCGAAGACAAAAAGGCCCAGGCCCTGGCAGATTTGCTTTCCGACACGCCGCAGCGTCAGCAGGCCTTGGCCGATGAGCAGGGCGACGAAGTCGCCGGCAGTTTCGATGACCTGATTCGTGCGCGTGCAGCGGAAGGCTGGGCTCGTCCACCTTCGGCACGCAAAGGCATGACGGTCGTATTGCAGATCGGCATGTTGCCGGACGGTACGGTGACTTCGGTCAACGTGTCCAAGTCCAGTGGCGACGGTCCGTTTGACGCCTCGGCTGTTGCAGCGGTGAAGAATATTGGACGTTTGACAGAAATGCAGGGAATGAAGCCGAGTGATTTCGCTCCGTATCGTTCATTCAAGATGACATTCACACCTGAGGATCTAGCCTTGTGA
- the ybgF gene encoding tol-pal system protein YbgF → MRTCRRAVTVLALSLAPLAVWAAVPVVDNDSGYNNSGSSYPPAGYGTNGAYAGGGVSAPVSAQGELFNQLQSMQQQIERQQGAIEVLQNDVARMKQENLERYQDLDRRIGTGVAPAATPESSSTGGDLNAAGAAAGAAAGAAAAQAPAAGSEPADPAKEKLYYDAAFDLIKAKDFDKASQAFAAFLRKYPNSQYAGNAQYWLGEVNLAKGDLQGAGQAFAKVSQLYPKHAKVPDSLYKLADVERRLGHTDRVKGILQQVVSQYPGTSAAQLAQRDLQKM, encoded by the coding sequence ATGCGAACGTGCCGTCGTGCTGTAACTGTTCTGGCTCTCAGCCTCGCGCCGCTGGCGGTGTGGGCTGCGGTTCCTGTGGTCGATAATGACTCCGGCTATAACAATAGCGGGAGCAGTTATCCGCCTGCAGGTTACGGTACGAACGGCGCCTATGCCGGGGGAGGGGTTTCGGCCCCTGTCTCGGCACAGGGCGAGCTGTTCAACCAACTGCAATCAATGCAGCAACAGATCGAGCGCCAGCAAGGTGCGATTGAAGTTCTGCAAAATGATGTAGCGCGCATGAAGCAGGAAAACCTGGAGCGATACCAGGATCTTGATCGGCGCATAGGAACCGGCGTTGCACCAGCCGCGACTCCTGAAAGTTCTTCTACCGGTGGTGATTTGAATGCCGCTGGTGCAGCCGCAGGTGCGGCAGCTGGCGCAGCCGCCGCTCAAGCACCTGCCGCGGGTAGCGAGCCGGCAGATCCGGCGAAGGAAAAGCTCTATTACGATGCTGCCTTCGACCTGATCAAGGCCAAGGATTTCGACAAGGCCAGTCAGGCTTTTGCCGCTTTCCTACGCAAATACCCGAACAGCCAGTATGCGGGCAATGCCCAGTACTGGTTGGGCGAAGTGAACCTGGCCAAAGGCGATCTGCAAGGTGCAGGTCAGGCATTTGCCAAGGTTTCGCAGCTGTATCCCAAGCACGCAAAAGTACCGGACTCGCTGTACAAGCTCGCTGATGTAGAGCGTCGCTTGGGTCATACCGACCGGGTCAAAGGCATTCTGCAGCAGGTGGTGTCCCAATATCCGGGCACTTCCGCTGCTCAGTTGGCCCAGCGCGATCTGCAAAAAATGTAA
- the ybgC gene encoding tol-pal system-associated acyl-CoA thioesterase, producing MRAQNGLEPFAHRCRVYYEDTDAGGIVYYVNYLKFMERARTERLRDLGFAQSQLAGEDLLFVVHSSEARYHAPARLDDELLVSAEVIELNRASLRFKQQVRRATDNALLCEGQFLVACVRTESLKPRAIPEALRAAFADVSGAGTHSKQEIKRGS from the coding sequence ATGCGCGCGCAAAACGGGCTTGAGCCTTTCGCACATCGTTGTCGCGTTTATTACGAGGACACCGATGCGGGCGGCATCGTGTATTACGTTAATTACCTCAAGTTTATGGAACGGGCTCGAACCGAGCGGCTACGAGATCTGGGCTTTGCCCAATCGCAGCTTGCCGGGGAGGACCTGTTGTTCGTCGTGCATTCCAGCGAAGCGCGCTACCACGCGCCGGCGCGGCTGGACGACGAGCTGCTGGTAAGCGCTGAAGTAATCGAATTGAACCGTGCCAGCCTGCGCTTCAAGCAGCAGGTAAGGCGGGCTACGGATAATGCGCTGCTCTGTGAAGGGCAGTTTCTGGTGGCCTGTGTGCGCACTGAAAGTTTAAAACCCCGGGCCATTCCCGAAGCTCTACGAGCGGCCTTTGCCGACGTGAGCGGCGCGGGTACACACTCAAAGCAGGAGATAAAGCGTGGAAGCTAA
- the tolR gene encoding protein TolR produces MARARKKRKPVAEMNVVPYIDVMLVLLVIFMVTAPMLNQGVKVDLPKVSSEALPQDNNTQVLTISIKSDKTYYWNLGSEVDTEKQQDRAMTLPQMTDAVTKIIRVGNEGGKRTQVFIRGDKSVDYGSVMGAMGGLQKAGVGNVGLITEAP; encoded by the coding sequence ATCGCTCGAGCTCGCAAAAAGCGCAAGCCGGTCGCCGAGATGAACGTGGTGCCATACATCGACGTGATGTTGGTGCTGCTGGTCATCTTCATGGTGACCGCGCCAATGCTCAATCAGGGCGTGAAAGTTGATCTGCCCAAGGTTTCCAGCGAAGCCTTGCCGCAGGACAACAACACCCAGGTCCTGACCATTTCCATCAAATCCGACAAGACCTACTACTGGAACCTTGGTAGCGAAGTCGACACCGAAAAGCAGCAGGATCGGGCCATGACCCTGCCGCAGATGACTGACGCGGTGACCAAGATCATTCGCGTCGGCAACGAAGGCGGCAAGCGTACCCAGGTCTTCATTCGCGGCGACAAGAGTGTCGATTACGGCTCCGTCATGGGCGCCATGGGCGGGTTGCAGAAAGCCGGGGTCGGTAATGTTGGCTTGATTACCGAGGCGCCCTGA
- the tolB gene encoding Tol-Pal system beta propeller repeat protein TolB, with product MLVVICCMAGMAMADEKNILVTSGSDRATPIAVVPFGFQGGSVLPDDMAEIIGNDLRNSGYYSPLPKQNMISQPSQASEIIFRDFKALGAQYVMVGSIVPAGGRLQVQYALFNVATEQQVLTGSVSGGVDQLRDMAHYISDQSFEKLTGIKGAFSTRLLYVTAERFSENNTRYTLQRSDYDGARAVTLLQSREPILSPRFAPDGKRIAYVSFEQKRPRIFMQNIDTGRREQITNFEGLNGAPAWSPDGNRLAFVLSKDGNPDIYVMNLGSRQISRVTNGPGINTEPFWGKDGSTIYFTSDRGGKPQIYKTSAGGGGAERVTFVGNYNANPKLSADEKTLVMIHRQDGFTNFKVAAQDLQRGSVKILTDSTLDESPTVAPNGTMVIYATRQQGRGVLMLVSINGRVRLPLPTAQGEVREPSWSPFLN from the coding sequence ATGCTGGTCGTTATCTGCTGCATGGCAGGGATGGCGATGGCAGATGAGAAAAACATTCTGGTTACCAGTGGCAGCGATCGGGCGACCCCGATCGCCGTAGTACCGTTCGGCTTCCAGGGCGGTAGCGTGCTGCCGGACGATATGGCGGAAATCATCGGTAACGACCTGCGCAACTCGGGTTACTACTCGCCGCTTCCAAAGCAGAACATGATCAGCCAGCCGAGCCAGGCCAGCGAAATCATCTTCCGTGACTTCAAGGCGCTGGGTGCCCAGTACGTCATGGTCGGCAGCATTGTTCCGGCGGGCGGTCGCCTGCAGGTGCAATACGCACTGTTCAACGTCGCCACCGAGCAGCAAGTGCTGACCGGCAGCGTGTCCGGCGGCGTCGATCAGTTGCGCGACATGGCGCACTACATCTCCGACCAGTCGTTCGAAAAACTCACGGGTATCAAGGGTGCCTTCTCGACTCGCCTGCTGTATGTAACGGCCGAGCGTTTCTCCGAGAACAACACTCGCTACACCCTGCAGCGTTCGGACTATGACGGTGCTCGCGCCGTGACCCTGCTGCAGTCGCGCGAGCCGATCCTGTCGCCGCGTTTCGCACCGGATGGCAAGCGCATCGCTTATGTTTCCTTCGAACAGAAGCGTCCACGCATCTTCATGCAGAACATCGACACCGGTCGCCGTGAGCAGATCACTAACTTCGAAGGCCTGAACGGTGCACCAGCCTGGTCGCCGGATGGCAATCGCCTGGCGTTCGTGCTGTCCAAAGACGGCAACCCGGACATCTATGTGATGAACCTGGGCTCGCGTCAGATCAGCCGCGTCACCAACGGTCCTGGCATCAACACCGAACCGTTCTGGGGCAAGGATGGCTCGACCATCTACTTCACGTCCGACCGTGGCGGCAAACCGCAGATCTACAAGACCAGTGCCGGTGGTGGCGGTGCCGAACGTGTGACTTTCGTCGGTAACTACAACGCCAACCCTAAACTGTCGGCTGATGAAAAGACGCTTGTCATGATTCACCGTCAGGATGGCTTCACCAATTTCAAGGTGGCGGCCCAGGATTTGCAACGCGGTAGTGTAAAAATCCTCACTGATAGCACTCTGGACGAGTCGCCTACTGTCGCGCCCAACGGCACCATGGTAATCTACGCCACCCGCCAGCAGGGCCGGGGAGTCTTGATGCTCGTGTCCATCAATGGACGCGTAAGGCTCCCGCTTCCTACCGCACAAGGCGAAGTCAGAGAACCTTCCTGGTCCCCTTTCCTGAACTGA
- the pal gene encoding peptidoglycan-associated lipoprotein Pal, with the protein MEMLKFGKFAALALAMAVAVGCSSKGGDNAGEGAVDPNAGYGANTGAVDGSLSEEAALRAITTFYFEYDSSDLKPEAMRALDVHAKDLKANGARVVLEGNTDERGTREYNMALGERRAKAVQRYLVLQGVSPAQLELVSYGEERPVATGNDEQSWAQNRRVELRK; encoded by the coding sequence ATGGAAATGCTGAAGTTTGGTAAATTTGCTGCGCTGGCACTGGCCATGGCTGTAGCTGTAGGTTGCTCGTCCAAAGGCGGCGACAATGCCGGTGAAGGCGCGGTAGATCCAAACGCTGGTTACGGCGCAAACACTGGCGCAGTTGACGGCTCCCTGAGCGAAGAAGCTGCACTGCGCGCTATCACTACTTTCTACTTCGAATACGACAGTTCGGACCTGAAGCCAGAAGCCATGCGCGCTCTGGACGTTCACGCCAAAGACCTGAAAGCAAACGGCGCTCGCGTTGTTCTGGAAGGCAACACCGACGAACGTGGTACTCGTGAGTACAACATGGCACTGGGCGAGCGTCGTGCGAAAGCCGTTCAGCGCTACCTGGTACTGCAAGGCGTATCCCCAGCTCAGCTGGAACTGGTTTCCTACGGCGAAGAGCGTCCAGTTGCTACCGGCAACGACGAGCAGTCCTGGGCTCAAAACCGTCGCGTCGAACTGCGTAAGTAA